One region of Zingiber officinale cultivar Zhangliang chromosome 7B, Zo_v1.1, whole genome shotgun sequence genomic DNA includes:
- the LOC122005271 gene encoding dof zinc finger protein DOF3.1-like: protein METSNAYYQTMAAGHGVEETAARCAKTQQLQQAQERKLRLSPTEQALQCPRCASTNTKFCYYNNYSLSQPRHFCKGCRRYWTQGGSLRNVPVRGGCRKHKKHSSSSSSSSSSSTSKKASSEQDLSSSTTALVPPPNLYFAGQPPTKQLVGTSGFLDMLRSGSVDSAAAVGGGGAAAGHSSFGSVYCGGEETAELWFENTQAASPSTINNYLTWQDAAGSILLDCSWSGNAAVGNSWQGLINTSLL from the coding sequence ACAATGGCAGCAGGACATGGAGTCGAGGAAACAGCAGCGAGATGCGCTAAGACCCAACAGCTACAGCAAGCACAAGAGAGAAAACTGAGGCTTTCTCCCACAGAGCAAGCCCTGCAGTGCCCTAGGTGTGCCTCCACCAACACCAAGTTCTGCTACTACAACAACTACAGCCTCTCCCAGCCCAGGCACTTCTGCAAGGGCTGCAGGAGGTACTGGACTCAAGGAGGCTCCCTCAGAAACGTCCCTGTGCGTGGTGGTTGCAGAAAGCACAAGAAacattcatcttcttcttcttcatcatcctCCTCTTCCACTTCCAAGAAGGCATCATCGGAGCAGGATCTCAGTAGCAGCACCACTGCCCTAGTCCCTCCGCCAAACCTGTATTTTGCTGGCCAGCCACCGACCAAGCAGTTGGTGGGCACTAGTGGTTTTCTAGATATGCTAAGGAGTGGGTCGGTGGACAGTGCAGCTGCTGTTGGTGGTGGTGGTGCTGCTGCTGGCCATAGCAGCTTTGGCAGCGTGTACTGTGGTGGGGAGGAGACTGCAGAGTTGTGGTTCGAGAATACTCAAGCTGCAAGCCCTTCCACTATCAACAACTATCTGACATGGCAGGATGCAGCAGGGAGCATATTGTTGGATTGCAGCTGGAGTGGTAATGCAGCTGTTGGCAATTCTTGGCAGGGGTTGATCAATACATCTCTGCTGTGA